In Citrus sinensis cultivar Valencia sweet orange chromosome 4, DVS_A1.0, whole genome shotgun sequence, one DNA window encodes the following:
- the LOC127901885 gene encoding uncharacterized protein LOC127901885, translating to MAQNNNRTLKELAAPNLDQQPLCIENPNPQVNFELKSGMIHLLPTFHGLAGEDPNKHLKEFHVVCSTMKPAGVSEEQVKLMAFPFSLADSAKEWLYYLPSGTVTTWNEMRQLFLEKYFPASKAGSIRKEICGIRQYNGEPLYDYWERFKKLCASCPHHQISDQLLIQYFYEGLLPMDRSMIDAASGGALVDKTLEAARNLIANMAANSQQFNTRNDLLPPPKRVNEVSTTSLEKQVSNLTSLVQQLALGQQMRPCGVCSMVGHATDMCPTLQEGSHEQANAVEGFLGQPRQRYDPYSNFYNEGWKDHPNFRYGNQQQGIPNVAPSRPPGYPQQRVQQPYQVRSPPPPQNQGTSLEDLVKALATNFMQF from the coding sequence ATGGCTCAAAATAACAACCGAACACTTAAAGAGTTGGCAGCTCCTAACTTGGACCAGCAACCCTTATGCATTGAGAATCCAAACCCTCAGGTAAATTTTGAACTCAAATCTGGGAtgattcatcttcttcctaCTTTTCATGGTCTTGCAGGAGAGGATCCAAATAAGCACTTGAAGGAGTTCCATGTGGTCTGCTCCACAATGAAACCAGCCGGAGTTTCTGAAGAGCAAGTTAAGCTAATGGCCTTCCCATTCTCTTTGGCGGATTCAGCCAAGGAATGGTTGTACTATCTTCCCTCCGGTACtgtcactacatggaatgagaTGCGGCAGCtatttttggagaaatattTCCCAGCATCAAAAGCTGGCAGCATtcgaaaagaaatttgtggaaTCCGACAGTATAATGGAGAGCCGCTCTACGACTATTGGGAACGATTCAAAAAGCTATGTGCTAGTTGCCCCCACCATCAGATAAgtgatcaacttcttattcaatacttTTATGAGGGTCTACTGCCTatggataggagtatgattgatgctgctagtggaggAGCACTCGTGGATAAGACACTAGAAGCAGCCCGAAATCTCATTGCTAACATGGCTGCTAATTCCCAACAGTTTAACACTAGAAACGATCTACTGCCGCCACCTAAGCGagtcaatgaggtaagtacTACTTCTTTAGAAAAACAAGTTTCAAATCTTACTTCTTTGGTGCAACAATTAGCTCTAGGGCAACAAATGAGACCGTGTGGCGTATGTTCTATGGTCGGACATGCGACTGACATGTGCCCTACTCTCCAAGAGGGATCACATGAGCAGGCCAACGCAGTTGAGGGGTTCCTAGGCCAACCAAGACAAAGGTATGATCCCTACTCTAATTTTTACAATGAAGGGTGGAAGGATCACCCTAATTTTAGGTATGGGAACCAACAACAAGGCATTCCTAATGTGGCACCATCTCGACCACCGGGCTACCCCCAACAGCGGGTGCAACAGCCTTACCAAGTTCGGTCACCCCCACCTCCTCAAAATCAAGGTACATCTTTAGAAGATCTTGTAAAAGCTCTCGCTACTAACTTTATGCAATTCTAA